The Vibrio tapetis subsp. tapetis genome segment GAGTTGATTCTGCCGATCTAATATGGCGCGTAGCGGTTGTCTAACATCACTTTGGGAGTAATCAGCTTGAACATGTTGCGGAAGATCGTCCCAACGAACGTTCAGGGAAGCATTATCATCAATCACGGTTTTGCTGGTTGATAGAATAGCACCTGCTTGAGCCCGGTATTTTTGAACATCTTGACGTGCTTGTGTGGAGGTTATCCATTGACTCACTCCATTATGCAGAGCGGTCTGACCATCTAGACTGGCCGCTAACTTGAGTTGTACGAAAGGAGCCCCAGTCGACATGCGTTTAATAAAGCCTAGATTTAACGCGATAGCGTCTTGTTCAAGTAAGCCGACTTGTACCTCAACTCCCGCGTCTTGCAACATTTGGATGCCGCGCCCAGCCACTTGAGGGTTTGGGTCTTGCATGGCACAAATCACTTTAGTTACACCAGCTTCTATCAAACCTTTTGCACAAGGAGATGTTCGACCATAATGGGAACAAGGTTCAAGCGTAACGTAAGCGGTTGCACCTTTAGCTTGGTCTTGAGCTTGGCGCAATGCATGCACTTCAGCGTGAGGCTCACCTGCACGGAAGTGAAAGCCTTCGCCTACTATTGTTTCATCGCGCGTGATAACACAGCCAACATTAGGGTTTGGGGCCGTCGTATAGATGCCACGCTTTGCCAGTAGCAAGGCACGAGACATCATTTTGAAATCAAAGGGAGTAAACGTCATCAGTCTTCCAATTTAGCGATTTCTTCGCCAAACTCGCGAATGTCTTCAAAGCTGCGATAAACAGAAGCAAACCGAATATAAGCGACTTTATCAAGCTCTTTCAGCTGATCCATCACCAAGTTGCCAACCATTTCACTCGGTACTTCGCGCTCACCGGTCGCTCGAAGCTGAGACTTGATGGTACTGATTGCCAGTTCGATAGCATCGGCACTTACAGGACGTTTTTCTAACGCTCGTTGGAAGCCACCCACCATTTTATCTTCGTTAAATGGTTCGCGATTACCATTAGTTTTAATCACTTTTGGCATCACTAACTCAGCACTTTCAAAGGTCGTAAAACGCTCACTGCATGCTAAGCATTGACGGCGACGACGGACTTGATGACCATCAGCGACCAGCCGAGAATCAATTACTTTCGTGTCATTTTCAGAACAGAATGGACAATGCATATCACCTCCCAAATTATTACTTTAAGTGTAACGGAAACGAGAATCGGAAGGAAAACAAAAAAGGGCTCAAATGAGCCCTTTCATAAACTTGGTGATCGTTTTGTTAACCAAATAGCGCTTCACAGCCGTTCATTCCGACCAAAATCAGCTTCGAACTAAGTAATTGGCTTTACCCACCCATTTATAACTCGTTAGCTCTTCTAACCCCATAGGGCCTCTAGCATGTAGCTTTTGAGTTGATACTGCCACTTCTGCCCCTAAACCAAACTGAGCGCCGTCGGTAAAGCGAGTTGAGGCATTGACGTACACCGCTGCGGAATCGACTGAATTAATGAAACGCTCGGCACTTTCCAGGCTATTCGTCATAATCGCATCAGAGTGGCTCGCGTTATGCACACGCATATGGGTAATGGCTTCAGTAATATCCATCACGACTTTAACGCCCAGAGTGTAGCTCAACCATTCGGTATCAAAATCACCTTCGACTGCTTCGCGAACCGAATCATCACTTGCAAGTATTGCTTTAGCTTTCGGCTCCGCAACAAGTTCGACTTCACCTTTCAACTTGTTGGCAAGCATTGGCAAAAACTGCTTCGCAACGGCTTGATGAACCAAAAGAGTGTCGAGCGCGTTACAGGCTGATGGTCGTTGTGCCTTTGCGTTAATCACTACGTCGAGTGATTTTTCAAGATCGGCACTTTCATCGACGAAAATGTGGCTAATGCCAAAGCCGCCAATAATCACAGGAATGGTACTATTTTCTTTACACATACGATGTAAACCAGCACCACCACGAGGAATAATCATATCAACGTATTGATCAAGCTTAAGTAATTTTGATACCAGCTCGCGATCCGGCTTTTCAATGTACTGGACTGCAGCAGCGGGCAACTGTGCTTTTTCAAGCGCCAATTGAATCACTTTTACCAATTCCATATTCGAGTGGAACGTCTCTTTTCCGCCACGTAAAATGCTTGCATTACCTGTTTTTAAGCACAATGCGGCAATATCTATGGTCACATTAGGGCGCGCTTCATAAATAACACCAACCACACCAAGAGGAACTCGACGGCGAGACAAAGACATGCCATTTTCAAGTACTTTGCTGTCAATTTCACTGCCAACTGGGTCGTTCAAGTTAATAACGTTACGCACATCGCTTGCAATTCCTGCCAATCGCTCTTCATTGAGTAACAATCGGTCAAGTAATGCCTCAGTTAGCCCGGCTTCACGACCAAGTTGAATGTCTTTTTCATTCGCCGATAAAATAGCGGCGCTGTTCGCTTCCAGTTCGTCAGCTATGATAGCCAACGCCTGATTTTTTTGTGCTGTCGATGCTGTCGCAAGGTGGAAAGCCGCGTCTTTAGCCGCGATTCCCATATTTGTTAAATCCACAATAATTCTCCTTAAAGTTTATATGCTTGGTTAGAGCCCAGTTTCTATTCTTGGATAACGACTAAATCATCACGATGGATGACTTCAGAGCCGTATTCATAACCAAGTACCGCACTGATATCCTTACTGTGCTTACCTATAATTTTGTCTAAATCTGTGCTGGAGTAACTCGTAATGCCTCGCGCAACTAACTCGCCGTGAATGTTGCAGACTCGGGCGACTTCTCCGCGAGCAAAACTTCCTTGAACTTTAACTATGCCTTTCGCCAATAAGCTACTGCCACGTCCAATCACGGCATTTGCAGCGCCGTCATCGATGACGATGTCGCCAGAAGCTGCTGGGCCTGCAAGAATCCAACGTTTACGGTTTTCTAACGCTTCAGCTAACGGTAGAAAACGAGTGCCAGGAGGTGTATCGCTCAATGTATCAAAGATCACGTTGTCGCTGCTGCCTGCTGCAATAATCACTTCAATGCCCGCTCTACGAGCGATATCTGCGGCTTGCAGTTTTGTTGCCATACCACCAGTGCCAAGCGTTGTACCGCTGTCGCCAGCTATTTTTCTCAACGTTTCATCAATGGTTCGCACTTCACGAATCAGCTCCGCGTTAGGGTCTTTTCGAGGGTCGGCAGTAAATAAACCCGGCTGGTCAGTCAGTAGGAGCAGCTTATCTGCGCCACACAAAATCCCCACCAATGCCGATAGATTATCGTTATCGCCCACTTTAATTTCAGAGGTCGCCACCGCATCGTTTTCGTTCACGATAGGAATAATACCGTTATCTACTAATGCGTTGATGGTATCTCGAGCATTTAAAAATCGCTCACGATCATCTAAATCTGCGCGAGTTAGCAACATTTGACCAATTTTAATGCCGAATAAATCAAACAGTGATTCCCACGTCTGAATCAAACGGCTTTGGCCTACGGCAGCAAGTAATTGTTTACTTGCCATTGAATTGGGGAGTGTGGGGTACCCAAGGTGCTCACGCCCTGCCGCAATTGCGCCAGAAGAAACCAGAATGACCGAGTGGCCTTGCTGTTTCAATGCAGCACACTGACGTACCAATTCAACCATATGTGGTCGATTGATCTCGAGTGTCCCGCCGGTCAATACACTTGTGCCTAACTTCACCACGATGGTTTGTGATTTAGCCAATTTCCCTTGGGTTTGATTCATTGTCATGTTCGATAGTTTAAAAACA includes the following:
- the ribD gene encoding bifunctional diaminohydroxyphosphoribosylaminopyrimidine deaminase/5-amino-6-(5-phosphoribosylamino)uracil reductase RibD, encoding MTFTPFDFKMMSRALLLAKRGIYTTAPNPNVGCVITRDETIVGEGFHFRAGEPHAEVHALRQAQDQAKGATAYVTLEPCSHYGRTSPCAKGLIEAGVTKVICAMQDPNPQVAGRGIQMLQDAGVEVQVGLLEQDAIALNLGFIKRMSTGAPFVQLKLAASLDGQTALHNGVSQWITSTQARQDVQKYRAQAGAILSTSKTVIDDNASLNVRWDDLPQHVQADYSQSDVRQPLRAILDRQNQLSPELKLFDTEGEVVTIGENGDIPIALNSDGQLCIRSAIEQLSEQHNVNHIWVEAGATLAASMIKANLVDELIVYLAPKLMGSDGRGLIHLLGIDEMNEAIGLNISDLRMVGQDIRITAQVKQNLPETE
- the nrdR gene encoding transcriptional regulator NrdR encodes the protein MHCPFCSENDTKVIDSRLVADGHQVRRRRQCLACSERFTTFESAELVMPKVIKTNGNREPFNEDKMVGGFQRALEKRPVSADAIELAISTIKSQLRATGEREVPSEMVGNLVMDQLKELDKVAYIRFASVYRSFEDIREFGEEIAKLED
- a CDS encoding glutamate-5-semialdehyde dehydrogenase, yielding MDLTNMGIAAKDAAFHLATASTAQKNQALAIIADELEANSAAILSANEKDIQLGREAGLTEALLDRLLLNEERLAGIASDVRNVINLNDPVGSEIDSKVLENGMSLSRRRVPLGVVGVIYEARPNVTIDIAALCLKTGNASILRGGKETFHSNMELVKVIQLALEKAQLPAAAVQYIEKPDRELVSKLLKLDQYVDMIIPRGGAGLHRMCKENSTIPVIIGGFGISHIFVDESADLEKSLDVVINAKAQRPSACNALDTLLVHQAVAKQFLPMLANKLKGEVELVAEPKAKAILASDDSVREAVEGDFDTEWLSYTLGVKVVMDITEAITHMRVHNASHSDAIMTNSLESAERFINSVDSAAVYVNASTRFTDGAQFGLGAEVAVSTQKLHARGPMGLEELTSYKWVGKANYLVRS
- the proB gene encoding glutamate 5-kinase; amino-acid sequence: MTMNQTQGKLAKSQTIVVKLGTSVLTGGTLEINRPHMVELVRQCAALKQQGHSVILVSSGAIAAGREHLGYPTLPNSMASKQLLAAVGQSRLIQTWESLFDLFGIKIGQMLLTRADLDDRERFLNARDTINALVDNGIIPIVNENDAVATSEIKVGDNDNLSALVGILCGADKLLLLTDQPGLFTADPRKDPNAELIREVRTIDETLRKIAGDSGTTLGTGGMATKLQAADIARRAGIEVIIAAGSSDNVIFDTLSDTPPGTRFLPLAEALENRKRWILAGPAASGDIVIDDGAANAVIGRGSSLLAKGIVKVQGSFARGEVARVCNIHGELVARGITSYSSTDLDKIIGKHSKDISAVLGYEYGSEVIHRDDLVVIQE